A genomic window from Aurantimicrobium photophilum includes:
- a CDS encoding Fic family protein has protein sequence MGTYVERLWQPEDTGGLSRKDRAAGRYLAYVPDELSLRLPQLGERAQSAAEDALVVLARADERVGSRGGYLSHLLIRSESISSSWIEGNRVTPKKLAIAESLRQGTQAALDVVANVRATEQAIAELSEHTREITTADLCALQHVIEPRLEYGLRTEQNWVGGSGWSPLRAQFVPPPESDVPRLVDNLAQFITATEGNPVVRAAIAHAQFETIHPFVDGNGRTGRALIHSVLKRADAVRNSLIPISTVFAGNVDAYISGLTGFRQEPALLDDWVIAFAEATERAAANAVKLAQLVSELDEELAEQFVSFRRESGVVPNAPRRDAVTVKILDSLAAEPVLTAESVTSRFGVSLASAHRALGELEAAKILSRTKDHKGKLLCWTADRYLSLVALTERSNRVGGVDTQGKKIRLGPPAPAREQ, from the coding sequence ATGGGTACTTACGTAGAGAGGCTCTGGCAACCAGAAGACACTGGTGGACTCAGCCGCAAAGATCGAGCAGCGGGGCGCTATCTGGCTTATGTTCCAGACGAGCTCAGCCTGCGGTTGCCTCAACTGGGTGAACGCGCACAATCTGCAGCAGAAGATGCATTGGTGGTGTTGGCCCGCGCTGATGAGAGAGTGGGCAGCCGTGGTGGCTATTTGAGCCATTTACTTATCCGCTCCGAAAGCATCTCCTCATCCTGGATTGAAGGTAACCGAGTCACCCCCAAAAAACTTGCTATCGCAGAATCGTTGAGACAGGGGACTCAAGCCGCACTTGATGTTGTGGCAAATGTTCGCGCAACTGAACAAGCAATAGCTGAACTCTCGGAACACACCCGCGAGATCACAACGGCTGACCTGTGTGCGCTTCAGCATGTGATTGAGCCACGACTTGAATATGGGCTCCGCACAGAACAGAACTGGGTGGGGGGATCTGGTTGGAGCCCGCTGAGGGCCCAGTTTGTGCCGCCGCCAGAGAGTGATGTGCCACGCCTCGTTGACAACTTGGCACAATTCATCACCGCCACCGAGGGGAATCCGGTTGTGCGGGCAGCCATTGCTCACGCTCAGTTTGAAACCATTCACCCTTTCGTTGATGGCAACGGTCGAACAGGTCGAGCGCTCATTCACTCAGTGCTCAAAAGAGCAGATGCGGTGAGGAACTCTCTCATTCCCATCAGTACAGTTTTTGCCGGAAATGTGGACGCATATATTTCTGGGTTGACGGGATTCCGCCAAGAACCTGCTTTGTTAGACGACTGGGTCATTGCATTTGCTGAAGCGACGGAACGTGCCGCCGCAAATGCTGTGAAGTTAGCTCAGCTCGTTTCTGAACTAGATGAAGAACTAGCCGAGCAATTCGTTTCTTTTCGGCGTGAAAGTGGTGTTGTCCCCAATGCACCGCGTCGTGATGCGGTGACGGTCAAAATACTTGACTCTCTTGCAGCGGAACCGGTGTTGACTGCGGAGTCTGTCACAAGCAGATTTGGTGTTTCGCTGGCATCTGCACACCGGGCACTGGGAGAGCTTGAAGCGGCGAAAATACTCTCCCGCACCAAGGATCACAAGGGTAAGTTGCTCTGTTGGACTGCTGATCGGTACCTCTCTCTCGTGGCGTTGACAGAACGCAGCAATCGCGTGGGCGGCGTCGATACGCAAGGAAAGAAAATTCGTCTCGGACCGCCGGCTCCCGCACGGGAGCAGTAG
- the atpB gene encoding F0F1 ATP synthase subunit A, giving the protein MALLVNAVTKLVTSTEGDSSFHGPSINEFFPDAIFFAGTPFEINRIILIRFVMAALVILLFWLATRNMKLVPGKGQSLAEMALDVVRVNIAEDLLGKKDGKRFLPLLTAIFFTVLAMNIPGIFPGMNVAGSSLVGLPLTLAIVAYVTFIYAGLKKHPGAFLKNSFFPPGVPWPIYIIVTPIEFFSIFILRPITLALRLLMNMVAGHLLLVLCFSATDFFFFSVALDDAGWARFFGLGTFAFGFVFSVFEILVAVLQAYVFTLLTTVYIQLALAEEH; this is encoded by the coding sequence ATAGCGCTGCTAGTAAACGCTGTAACCAAGCTCGTCACCTCGACAGAGGGCGACTCGAGCTTTCACGGGCCGTCGATCAACGAGTTCTTCCCTGACGCGATCTTCTTTGCTGGTACTCCTTTCGAGATCAACCGCATCATCCTGATCCGCTTCGTCATGGCAGCGCTGGTCATCCTGCTGTTCTGGCTTGCTACGCGCAACATGAAGCTTGTTCCTGGCAAGGGACAGTCGCTGGCTGAAATGGCACTGGACGTTGTCCGCGTCAACATTGCCGAAGACCTCTTGGGTAAGAAGGACGGCAAGCGCTTCCTTCCCCTGCTCACCGCCATCTTCTTTACTGTTCTGGCTATGAACATCCCGGGTATTTTCCCCGGTATGAACGTAGCCGGTTCGTCACTTGTTGGTCTTCCTTTGACCTTGGCCATCGTGGCATACGTCACCTTTATCTATGCCGGTCTGAAGAAGCACCCTGGTGCGTTCTTGAAGAACTCGTTCTTCCCCCCAGGAGTTCCCTGGCCTATCTACATCATCGTGACTCCGATTGAGTTCTTCTCGATCTTCATCCTGCGTCCGATTACTCTGGCTCTTCGTCTTCTGATGAACATGGTTGCCGGTCACCTTCTTCTGGTGCTCTGCTTCTCAGCTACAGACTTCTTCTTCTTCTCTGTCGCTCTCGACGACGCGGGCTGGGCTCGTTTCTTCGGTCTCGGCACGTTTGCCTTCGGCTTCGTTTTCTCGGTCTTCGAGATTCTTGTTGCTGTGCTCCAGGCATACGTCTTCACCCTGCTTACAACGGTCTACATCCAGCTCGCGCTGGCTGAGGAACACTAA
- the atpE gene encoding ATP synthase F0 subunit C has translation MDATSVLAEINGNIATVGYGLAAIGPAIGVGIVVGKTIESVARQPELAGRLQVLMYLGIAFTEALAFIGIATYFIFTN, from the coding sequence GTGGACGCAACATCGGTTCTCGCCGAAATCAACGGCAACATTGCCACCGTCGGCTACGGTCTCGCAGCCATTGGCCCCGCTATCGGCGTAGGTATCGTCGTCGGCAAGACCATCGAGTCGGTTGCACGCCAGCCTGAACTTGCTGGTCGTCTTCAGGTTCTGATGTACCTGGGTATCGCTTTCACCGAGGCACTTGCCTTCATCGGTATCGCGACCTACTTCATCTTCACCAACTAG
- a CDS encoding F0F1 ATP synthase subunit B — MLQALIVASTEETPNPLLPAPYDMVWSAVVFAIILIFFWKKVLPNVSAMLEARGAAIEGNIEKADAAQREAEEALAKYTAQLADARAEAGKIRDAARADGAKIVTEAKDLASTEAARITATAKTQIEAERQSALVSLKSEVGSLAIDLASGVIGEALTDDKKSKALVDRFLADLAASEKAAK; from the coding sequence ATGCTTCAGGCACTAATCGTGGCTTCAACAGAGGAAACACCAAACCCTCTGTTGCCAGCACCGTACGACATGGTTTGGTCGGCGGTCGTCTTCGCGATCATCCTCATCTTCTTCTGGAAGAAGGTGCTCCCCAACGTTTCAGCCATGCTGGAAGCGCGCGGAGCAGCTATCGAGGGAAACATCGAGAAGGCAGATGCTGCTCAGCGTGAAGCTGAGGAAGCCCTTGCTAAGTACACCGCGCAGCTCGCTGACGCACGTGCTGAGGCAGGCAAGATCCGCGACGCTGCTCGTGCAGACGGCGCCAAGATCGTGACTGAGGCAAAGGATCTCGCGTCAACCGAGGCAGCTCGCATCACTGCGACTGCAAAAACTCAGATCGAAGCAGAGCGCCAGTCGGCACTCGTTTCGCTCAAGAGTGAGGTTGGCTCGCTGGCCATCGACCTAGCTTCGGGCGTTATCGGTGAGGCTCTCACCGATGACAAGAAGTCCAAGGCTCTCGTTGACCGCTTCCTCGCTGACCTCGCAGCTTCGGAGAAGGCAGCTAAGTAA
- a CDS encoding F0F1 ATP synthase subunit delta codes for MGSASRHAITSSKAALAGLGAKANLALGEQLFAAGRAFAESAQLRAVLADPAVPAADKSSLLGKVFGKGLDATASKLLGQIVSDRWSSQDDLLAGVEEIAIRAAVSGSKKNEAVDAELFAFSRAVSSDAELELSLGSKLGNPDAKAALVVKLLKGKASAATIAIVSALVQQPRGRRIGALLSYAADIVADQAGASIATVTSAQPIAAAQLTSLGKSLAKVYGRELNINLIIDPAIIGGLRVQVGDDVIDGSVSSRIQELRLQLAG; via the coding sequence ATGGGTAGCGCAAGCAGACACGCAATCACTAGCTCCAAGGCAGCACTTGCTGGCTTGGGAGCAAAGGCAAACCTGGCATTGGGCGAACAGCTCTTTGCTGCTGGTCGTGCCTTCGCTGAGTCTGCCCAATTGCGCGCTGTACTAGCTGACCCTGCTGTTCCTGCAGCCGACAAGTCTTCCCTTCTGGGCAAGGTTTTCGGCAAGGGACTGGATGCCACCGCATCCAAGCTGCTGGGACAGATCGTCTCTGATCGCTGGTCGAGCCAGGATGACCTGCTCGCCGGTGTCGAAGAAATCGCTATCCGCGCTGCTGTGTCGGGTTCCAAGAAGAATGAAGCTGTAGACGCTGAGCTGTTCGCGTTCTCTCGTGCCGTGTCGAGCGACGCAGAACTCGAGCTCAGCCTTGGTTCCAAGCTTGGTAACCCCGACGCTAAAGCCGCTCTCGTAGTAAAGCTGCTCAAGGGCAAGGCATCGGCGGCAACTATTGCCATCGTGTCTGCGCTTGTTCAGCAGCCTCGTGGTCGCCGCATTGGCGCCCTGCTCTCTTACGCAGCAGACATTGTTGCGGACCAGGCAGGCGCATCCATTGCAACCGTGACCAGTGCGCAGCCTATTGCTGCAGCGCAGCTCACCAGCCTGGGCAAGTCCCTGGCGAAGGTCTACGGACGCGAGCTCAACATCAACCTCATCATTGATCCTGCGATTATCGGTGGCCTGCGCGTGCAGGTTGGCGATGACGTGATTGATGGTTCAGTTTCGTCCCGTATTCAAGAACTGCGACTCCAGCTCGCTGGATAG
- the atpA gene encoding F0F1 ATP synthase subunit alpha: protein MAELTISPNEIRDALKDFVSSYKPTKASKNEVGHVIDAADGIAHVEGLPGVMANELIRFADGTLGLALNLDENEIGVVVLGEFTGIVEGMEVTRTGEVLSVPVGEGYLGRVVDPLGNPIDGLGDIKKIEGRRALELQAPGVMQRKSVHEPMQTGIKAIDAMIPVGRGQRQLIIGDRQTGKTAIAIDTIINQKANWESGDTNKQVRCIYVAIGQKGSTIAAVKGALEDAGAMEYTTIVAAPASDPAGFKYLAPYTGSAIGQHWMYGGKHVLIIFDDLSKQAEAYRAVSLLLRRPPGREAYPGDVFYLHSRLLERCAKLSDELGAGSMTGLPIIETKANDVSAYIPTNVISITDGQIFLQSDLFNANQRPAVDVGISVSRVGGDAQVKSIKKVSGTLKLELAQYRSLEAFAMFASDLDAASRRQLARGARLTELLKQPQYTPYPVEDQVVSIWAGTTGKLDEVPVEDILRFEREFLDYLGRKTKVLTTLRDTNVLDDKTVEDLEKAVVAFKKEFQAGDGSSLASVGKEEFTAIDADDVKQEKIVKKKR from the coding sequence ATGGCAGAACTTACGATCAGCCCCAACGAGATCCGCGACGCTCTCAAGGACTTCGTTTCTTCCTACAAGCCCACCAAGGCTTCGAAGAACGAAGTTGGCCACGTCATCGACGCAGCCGACGGTATCGCACACGTTGAGGGCCTGCCCGGTGTGATGGCTAACGAGCTCATCCGCTTCGCAGATGGCACTCTTGGTCTCGCCCTGAACCTCGACGAGAACGAGATCGGTGTTGTTGTCCTCGGTGAGTTCACCGGCATCGTGGAAGGTATGGAAGTAACCCGCACTGGCGAGGTTCTCTCCGTTCCCGTTGGCGAAGGCTACCTCGGTCGCGTGGTTGACCCACTCGGTAACCCCATCGATGGTCTCGGTGACATCAAGAAGATTGAGGGCCGTCGTGCTCTCGAGCTCCAGGCTCCTGGCGTTATGCAGCGTAAGTCGGTACACGAGCCCATGCAGACCGGTATCAAGGCTATTGACGCCATGATCCCCGTTGGTCGTGGACAGCGTCAGCTCATCATTGGTGACCGTCAGACCGGTAAGACCGCTATCGCGATCGACACCATCATCAACCAGAAGGCTAACTGGGAGTCCGGCGACACCAACAAGCAGGTTCGCTGCATCTACGTTGCTATCGGCCAGAAGGGTTCCACGATTGCTGCTGTAAAGGGCGCACTCGAGGACGCTGGCGCAATGGAGTACACCACCATCGTGGCTGCTCCTGCATCTGACCCCGCAGGTTTCAAGTACCTTGCCCCTTACACAGGTTCTGCCATTGGTCAGCACTGGATGTACGGCGGCAAGCACGTTCTCATCATTTTCGATGACCTCTCCAAGCAGGCAGAGGCTTACCGTGCCGTATCGCTGCTGCTTCGCCGTCCACCAGGACGTGAGGCATACCCCGGTGACGTCTTCTACTTACACTCCCGTCTGCTGGAGCGTTGTGCAAAGCTCTCTGACGAGCTTGGTGCAGGTTCGATGACCGGTCTTCCCATCATTGAGACCAAGGCAAACGACGTCTCGGCATACATCCCCACCAACGTGATCTCGATCACCGACGGCCAGATCTTCCTGCAGTCCGACCTGTTCAACGCGAACCAGCGTCCGGCAGTTGACGTAGGTATCTCGGTTTCTCGTGTGGGTGGTGACGCTCAGGTCAAGTCGATCAAGAAGGTCTCCGGTACCTTGAAGCTCGAACTGGCTCAGTACCGTTCACTCGAGGCATTCGCAATGTTCGCATCTGACCTCGACGCCGCAAGCCGTCGTCAGCTGGCACGTGGTGCTCGTCTGACCGAACTGCTCAAGCAGCCTCAGTACACTCCTTACCCCGTTGAAGACCAGGTTGTCTCCATCTGGGCAGGTACCACCGGCAAGCTCGATGAGGTTCCTGTTGAGGACATCCTGCGCTTTGAGCGTGAGTTCCTGGACTACCTCGGTCGCAAGACCAAGGTTCTGACCACTCTGCGCGACACCAACGTGCTCGATGACAAGACTGTGGAAGACCTCGAGAAGGCCGTTGTTGCCTTCAAGAAGGAATTCCAGGCGGGCGACGGTTCTTCACTGGCTTCGGTTGGTAAGGAAGAATTCACCGCTATCGATGCTGACGACGTCAAGCAGGAAAAGATCGTCAAGAAGAAGCGCTAA
- a CDS encoding F0F1 ATP synthase subunit gamma — MGAQLRVYRQKIRSAQTTKKITRAMELISASRIQKAQARVLQSTPYSRAITRAVSAVATYSNVSHILTTEPEKIQRAAIVILASDRGLAGAFSSQVLRESEQLAELLREQGKEVVYFLVGRKANAYFSFRQRPAERVWTGGTDQPVFETAQEIAGAVLESFLRDYADGGVDEIHVVYNRFVSMVSQVPHVVRMLPLEVVEGVDEPGDDEVLPLYEFEPEADKVLDALLPVYIESRIYNAMLQSAASEHASRQRAMKSASDNADKLIRDYTRLANNARQSEITQQISEIVGGADALSSAK; from the coding sequence ATGGGAGCGCAACTTCGGGTCTATAGGCAGAAAATTCGTTCTGCCCAGACGACCAAGAAGATCACGCGTGCAATGGAGCTGATCTCTGCCTCGCGCATTCAAAAAGCGCAGGCACGTGTTCTGCAGTCCACGCCCTACTCGCGTGCGATTACTCGCGCCGTGTCGGCCGTTGCCACGTATTCCAACGTGTCACACATCCTCACCACTGAGCCTGAAAAGATTCAGCGCGCGGCGATTGTGATTCTGGCTTCAGACCGCGGTCTTGCTGGTGCTTTCAGCTCGCAGGTTCTGCGCGAATCGGAGCAGCTCGCAGAGCTTCTTCGTGAGCAGGGCAAGGAAGTTGTCTACTTCCTGGTTGGCCGCAAGGCAAACGCTTACTTCTCCTTCCGCCAGCGTCCCGCTGAGCGTGTATGGACCGGTGGCACAGACCAGCCCGTATTCGAAACCGCCCAGGAAATCGCTGGTGCAGTTCTCGAAAGCTTCCTGCGCGACTACGCAGACGGTGGTGTGGACGAAATCCACGTTGTGTACAACCGTTTCGTCTCCATGGTTTCTCAGGTTCCTCACGTCGTTCGCATGCTTCCTTTGGAAGTTGTCGAAGGCGTGGACGAGCCTGGTGATGACGAGGTTCTTCCTCTCTACGAGTTCGAACCCGAGGCTGACAAGGTACTGGACGCACTGCTTCCGGTCTACATCGAAAGCCGCATCTACAACGCGATGTTGCAGTCGGCTGCGTCCGAGCACGCGAGCCGTCAGCGCGCAATGAAGTCGGCAAGCGACAACGCCGACAAGTTGATCCGCGACTACACCCGTCTGGCGAACAACGCTCGTCAGTCCGAGATCACCCAGCAAATTTCCGAAATCGTTGGTGGCGCCGACGCCCTGTCGTCCGCCAAGTAA